A single window of Trueperaceae bacterium DNA harbors:
- the phnE gene encoding phosphonate ABC transporter, permease protein PhnE, with the protein MPDGASAPPRATGRVKSFVTLALVAALFVVAFGQTKFNLGALFTGASDFFRFFGRLAPDLTALPQIWPPLLQTIQIAYVATIIGAVIAIPLVFLASANTAVDPVSMWLARTLLTVLRSIPDLLWAALFVAVLGLGALPGVVALTLFSVGVLAKLGSETVESIDPGPLEALKAVGAGRNRTIVFAVVPQIAATMVSYMLYVFEINVRASVVIGFVGAGGIGVLLQTYMNFFDYPGLGALILVIFIVVLAIDGLSVWARSRLI; encoded by the coding sequence GTGCCTGACGGCGCGTCCGCGCCTCCGCGCGCCACGGGTCGCGTCAAGTCCTTCGTGACGCTCGCCCTGGTGGCGGCCCTGTTCGTCGTGGCCTTCGGCCAGACGAAGTTCAACTTGGGAGCGCTCTTCACGGGGGCCTCGGACTTCTTCCGCTTCTTCGGCCGCCTCGCCCCCGACCTGACGGCGTTGCCGCAGATCTGGCCGCCGCTCCTGCAGACCATCCAGATCGCTTACGTCGCCACGATCATCGGGGCCGTCATCGCCATCCCGCTCGTGTTCCTCGCTTCTGCCAACACGGCCGTAGACCCCGTGTCGATGTGGCTGGCGCGCACGCTCCTGACCGTGCTGCGCAGCATCCCCGACCTGTTGTGGGCCGCCCTCTTCGTAGCCGTGCTCGGCCTCGGGGCCCTCCCCGGCGTCGTCGCGCTCACGCTCTTCTCCGTCGGCGTGCTCGCCAAGCTCGGCTCGGAGACCGTCGAGTCCATCGACCCCGGCCCGCTCGAGGCGCTCAAGGCCGTCGGCGCCGGCCGCAACCGCACCATCGTCTTCGCCGTCGTGCCGCAGATCGCGGCGACCATGGTCTCCTACATGCTCTACGTGTTCGAGATCAACGTGCGCGCCAGCGTCGTGATCGGCTTCGTCGGCGCGGGCGGCATCGGGGTGCTCCTGCAGACCTACATGAACTTCTTCGACTACCCCGGCCTCGGCGCCCTCATCCTCGTCATCTTCATCGTCGTCCTCGCCATCGACGGGCTCAGCGTCTGGGCTCGCTCGCGGCTCATCTGA
- the phnE gene encoding phosphonate ABC transporter, permease protein PhnE — MSAARPVSTVIPPAPAHVRRNRAMLIAGIAVLVALFVLAIATMSLPTWSRVASGLQRNALPLLRGLVRPETKVFELAWNSMVVTFFMAILGTALGALLAFPLSFIAAGNLLGGTRWALPGKALLVAVRTFPEIVLAVIFVAAAGPGPTAGIMAMGIHSIGYLGKVFSDVIEGIDQGPMEAIRAAGGNQLHTFLFAVVPQVLPEFASNVLYRFEINLRSAAVLGMVGAGGIGLPLIQRLQFRRWAEVSMFLIVIVVFIIVVDALSSRVRRRLV; from the coding sequence ATGAGTGCCGCTCGCCCCGTCTCGACCGTGATACCGCCCGCTCCTGCCCACGTGCGCAGGAACCGCGCCATGCTCATCGCCGGCATCGCGGTCCTCGTCGCGCTCTTCGTCCTCGCCATCGCCACGATGAGCCTGCCGACCTGGTCGCGCGTCGCCAGCGGCCTGCAGCGCAACGCGCTCCCGCTCCTGCGCGGGCTCGTGCGGCCCGAGACCAAGGTCTTCGAGCTGGCGTGGAACTCGATGGTCGTCACCTTCTTCATGGCCATCCTCGGCACGGCGCTCGGCGCCCTGCTCGCCTTCCCCCTCTCGTTCATCGCGGCAGGCAACCTCCTCGGCGGCACACGCTGGGCGCTACCGGGCAAGGCGCTGCTCGTGGCCGTCAGGACGTTCCCGGAGATCGTCCTCGCGGTCATCTTCGTTGCCGCCGCCGGCCCCGGCCCGACGGCCGGGATCATGGCGATGGGCATCCACTCGATCGGCTACCTCGGCAAGGTCTTCTCGGACGTAATCGAGGGGATAGACCAGGGGCCCATGGAGGCCATCCGCGCGGCCGGGGGCAACCAGCTCCACACGTTCCTCTTCGCCGTCGTGCCGCAGGTCCTGCCGGAGTTCGCCTCCAACGTGCTCTACCGCTTCGAGATCAACCTGCGCTCGGCCGCCGTCCTCGGCATGGTCGGCGCGGGCGGCATCGGCCTGCCGCTCATCCAGCGCCTGCAGTTCCGCCGCTGGGCGGAGGTGTCGATGTTCCTCATCGTCATCGTCGTGTTCATCATCGTGGTCGACGCGCTGAGCTCCCGGGTCCGGCGCCGGCTCGTCTAG
- a CDS encoding MFS transporter: MSSQLAALKPVTSRPVTRRAVLWAAIAAFFLIGAVQALYGPAFPLLRERFGIGLERVSMVVSAQFLGAFLGIILSGLLLRALGYRRVLLAACVTLAIGVGVVAVAPVWLAVLAGAVLAGAGTGLLNVSGNLMIAVVFRPKAAPALNYINAAFGVGAVAGPLLVTFMAPHYGWAFAAAAAVAVLLLPWFGRLGVPDTAPPERGAAPVAWGSLVAFVLLYVFYVSAEVGVTSWETEYLTPSFGARAGAFTSLYWLAITAGRLLAAPLSARIRTHHLVLVATAATLVFMVAAHRVESAPIAFVLVGLSLAPIFPTALAWLTEVFPQRAEQVTPVVVAAANFGPALSAPIIGTVVNAWGVQVVPSALSALTFALLLAVVWLWSRTRGRA; the protein is encoded by the coding sequence CCCGCAGGGCCGTCCTCTGGGCCGCCATCGCGGCCTTCTTCCTCATCGGGGCGGTCCAGGCCCTGTACGGCCCGGCCTTCCCCCTCCTCAGGGAGCGCTTCGGCATCGGCCTCGAGCGAGTGAGTATGGTCGTGAGCGCCCAGTTCCTCGGGGCCTTCCTCGGCATCATCCTGTCCGGGCTGCTGCTGAGGGCTCTCGGCTACCGTCGAGTGCTCCTCGCCGCGTGCGTGACCCTCGCCATCGGCGTAGGCGTCGTCGCCGTTGCCCCCGTCTGGTTGGCCGTCCTGGCGGGGGCCGTGCTCGCCGGAGCCGGGACCGGGCTCCTGAACGTCAGCGGCAACCTGATGATCGCGGTCGTGTTCCGCCCGAAGGCGGCGCCTGCGCTCAACTACATCAACGCCGCCTTCGGCGTCGGAGCCGTCGCCGGCCCGCTCCTCGTCACGTTCATGGCGCCGCACTACGGCTGGGCGTTCGCGGCCGCGGCCGCGGTGGCCGTCCTGCTACTCCCGTGGTTCGGCCGGCTGGGCGTGCCGGACACGGCGCCACCCGAACGGGGCGCCGCTCCCGTCGCCTGGGGCAGCCTGGTCGCGTTCGTGCTCCTCTACGTGTTCTACGTCTCGGCCGAGGTCGGCGTCACGTCGTGGGAGACGGAGTACCTCACGCCCAGCTTCGGCGCGAGGGCCGGGGCGTTCACCTCGCTCTACTGGCTCGCCATCACGGCCGGGCGGCTACTGGCCGCGCCGCTCTCCGCCAGGATCCGGACGCACCACCTCGTCCTGGTCGCCACCGCCGCCACGCTCGTCTTCATGGTGGCCGCGCACCGCGTGGAGAGCGCGCCCATCGCGTTCGTGCTCGTCGGCCTCAGCCTCGCGCCCATCTTCCCGACCGCCCTGGCCTGGCTGACGGAGGTCTTCCCGCAGCGCGCCGAGCAGGTCACGCCCGTCGTCGTGGCGGCCGCCAACTTCGGCCCCGCCCTGAGCGCGCCGATCATCGGCACCGTGGTGAACGCGTGGGGGGTGCAGGTGGTACCCAGCGCCCTGTCCGCCCTCACCTTCGCGCTGTTGCTCGCGGTCGTATGGCTCTGGAGCCGGACCAGAGGTCGAGCCTGA